One region of Kazachstania africana CBS 2517 chromosome 3, complete genome genomic DNA includes:
- the KAFR0C05800 gene encoding uncharacterized protein, producing the protein MRLPTILSLIFLIACANAEEDWHLIYPRNDTSASSGYNATLDSYTLYYGTPPRVIDALEEKGVHPNTTLLSTEIVLNHTAIQMYASDIIANGLYKRGSDEHDVVDLVMSITQALVNDFYGNQTTTLVKRTTWCSTFIGYIKDSTAYQAMLASDRKFKAKYIGEGISSLYHMGLDVLSMAANIASITKSSSSATACYGRVETLKYTSGNKSYRYTIGIYPYTAGSKCDTTLTTEEIEIIIGDMIEEGEKLKSAGWCTTLTHSGTWRSHVKVMRVEVSEPCHFSLGDIQCPAI; encoded by the coding sequence ATGAGACTGCCCACTATTCTTTCGTTGATATTCCTCATAGCTTGTGCTAATGCCGAAGAAGACTGGCACCTTATTTACCCCCGCAATGACACCAGCGCTTCTAGCGGGTACAATGCAACATTAGACTCATATACCTTGTATTACGGAACACCTCCTAGGGTCATAGATGCTCTAGAGGAAAAGGGCGTGCACCCTAATACGACATTGCTCTCTACTGAGATCGTACTTAATCACACAGCTATCCAGATGTACGCCAGCGACATAATCGCAAACGGTCTCTACAAGCGCGGGTCTGATGAACATGACGTGGTTGACCTGGTGATGAGTATCACGCAGGCCTTGGTCAACGACTTCTATGGCAACCAGACTACGACTTTGGTGAAAAGAACCACATGGTGTTCGACATTTATAGGATATATTAAGGACTCGACTGCTTACCAGGCCATGCTAGCGTCAGATAGGAAATTTAAAGCTAAATACATAGGTGAAGGGATCAGTAGCCTGTACCACATGGGCCTAGACGTCTTGTCCATGGCAGCGAACATAGCTTCCATAACCAAAAGCAGCTCGAGTGCGACCGCCTGCTATGGCCGGGTCGAGACATTGAAGTACACTAGTGGGAACAAATCGTACAGGTATACCATAGGTATATACCCATATACTGCTGGGTCGAAGTGTGATACAACACTTACAACTGAGGAGATCGAAATTATTATCGGAGATATGATAGAAGAGGGCGAGAAACTTAAGTCAGCCGGATGGTGTACCACCCTAACGCACAGCGGCACCTGGCGATCACATGTTAAAGTGATGAGGGTGGAGGTCTCAGAACCATGTCACTTCAGCTTGGGCGACATCCAGTGTCCTGCGATCTAA
- the HST3 gene encoding NAD-dependent histone deacetylase HST3 (similar to Saccharomyces cerevisiae HST3 (YOR025W); ancestral locus Anc_5.612), with translation MSFDEENLSINKRRTTKSPLSPTKLSRSKSQIPDLQTTKLEHIFQLNACDENLQSINRQINKSKKVVVLTGAGISCNAGIPDFRSSNGLYNLVKAEHPNVSIGSGKEMFDISLFRDEIKISVWATFMEKLYSSCRLAKPTVTHKFIAHLKERNRLLRCYTQNIDGLEESLGLEMSSSFEENEKENFTLSRWRSFDVVQLHGDLNSLACTQCFQTFPWSRYRSRSFRRGELPNCPRCEEKIFKRSQEGKRLINNCGILRPNIVLYGENHPSGELISHGLNSDIMRGKPDFFIIMGTSLKVDGVKNVVKQISKEVHERGGIVILINKTSVGDSMWHGIIDYQIWQDCDDWVTYLQGELPDFFKSQKEIEKMKKLKREASDLKKKKLEEKRNKEVSSLTTPPTTPIGSGKNDEKIANDSSSDVTSLNKVKRKLIPPKQNKIQKQKKQTKDARCPPKIEEFCSKDEKNLALTEHILVKID, from the coding sequence ATGTCGTTTGACGAAGAGAATTTGTCAATAAACAAGAGGAGAACAACTAAGAGCCCTTTATCTCCCACAAAGTTATCACGTTCAAAATCACAGATCCCTGATCTTCAAACTACAAAATTGGAAcatatatttcaattgaatgcCTGTGACGAAAATTTACAAAGTATTAATAGacaaatcaataaatccAAAAAAGTGGTAGTATTGACTGGTGCAGGGATCTCATGTAATGCGGGTATTCCTGATTTTAGATCGTCCAATGGTCTCTATAATCTAGTGAAAGCAGAACATCCAAACGTTTCAATAGGGTCGGGAAAAGAGATGTTTGATATCTCTTTATTTAGAGATGAAATAAAGATATCTGTCTGGGCAACCTTcatggaaaaattatacTCAAGTTGTAGGTTGGCAAAACCCACTGTAACACATAAATTTATTGCACATTTAAAGGAAAGAAACAGGCTTTTGAGATGTTATACCCAGAATATTGACGGATTAGAAGAATCCCTTGGTTTAGAGAtgtcttcatcatttgaagaaaatgaaaaggaaaacttTACGTTAAGTAGATGGAGGAGTTTTGACGTCGTACAACTACACGGTGATTTGAATTCACTCGCATGCACACAGTGCTTCCAGACATTCCCTTGGAGTAGATACCGGTCAAGATCATTTAGAAGAGGTGAACTTCCCAACTGTCCCAGAtgtgaagaaaaaattttcaagagaTCACAGGAAGGGAAAAGATTAATCAATAACTGCGGGATATTAAGGCCAAATATTGTTCTTTATGGTGAAAACCATCCTTCCGGGGAATTAATAAGTCATGGCCTAAATTCTGATATTATGAGAGGGAAGCctgatttttttattattatggGAACAAGTCTCAAAGTTGACGGTGTTAAAAATGTTGTCAAACAAATAAGTAAAGAAGTCCATGAACGAGGCGGTATAGtcattttaataaataaaactAGCGTAGGGGATTCAATGTGGCATGGAATCATtgattatcaaatatgGCAAGATTGTGATGATTGGGTAACTTACTTACAAGGTGAGCTTCCCGATTTTTTCAAGTCTCAGAAAGAGATtgagaagatgaaaaagcTGAAACGAGAAGCAAGTGAcctaaagaagaaaaagctCGAGGAAAAAAGGAACAAAGAAGTATCTAGTTTGACAACTCCACCAACTACGCCTATAGGTAGTGGGAAAAATGACGAAAAGATAGCAAATGATAGTTCTAGTGATGTGACCTCATTGAATAAagtaaaaagaaaattaatacCACCAAAACAGAATAAAATTCAGAAGCAAAAGAAACAGACAAAAGATGCAAGATGTCCTCCCaagattgaagaattttgcTCAAAAGATGAGAAGAATCTTGCATTAACAGAACATATTTTGGTAAAGATCGATTGA
- the MCO10 gene encoding Mco10p (similar to Saccharomyces cerevisiae YOR020W-A; ancestral locus Anc_5.606) — translation MAGAYTIFGRTVQSHTLAIATLTTAGAVAYYLSRNSSNSKKGNNQVPMTSGSTDRKDEIDVEKVINNFLKDQDNEKPR, via the coding sequence ATGGCAGGTGCATATACCATCTTTGGAAGGACAGTACAGTCACATACGTTAGCAATTGCAACGCTAACTACTGCTGGTGCAGTAGCATACTATTTGAGTaggaattcttcaaattcaaaaaaaggaaataatCAGGTACCTATGACATCTGGGTCCACAGATAGAAAAGATGAGATTGATGTAGAGAAAGTGATAAACAACTTCCTGAAGGAtcaagataatgaaaaaccAAGGTGA
- the KAFR0C05840 gene encoding uncharacterized protein (similar to Saccharomyces cerevisiae JIP4 (YDR475C) and YOR019W; ancestral locus Anc_5.609): protein MDDSWGDLRNTYRRVRLRASVQKSYDYFINGVSFDTAPQCIVNPTYEEPEFEGVKIVRTSKLHDVCIEECSTHNLSQRQRQKKIKIYFTEDGKCVRKDYPSRPCVVNNAIIRNKSHKLWLELWMLFKDQINYRLNNKERFFKFPNFLFRDGLHDEMLQHIPDSKMRKRKILNLKTPIQKKPRTILCHINGRRHTWVSLDWMIKIFAKDVDHIIVITNIPKLISSDKEQQHGYNKFYGYDKDEIMDKMDNIFQYISTLLDSVPKPKITKVTIETMVGKTKKILIDAINNYHPDLLVFSTLKWERNSNLITWKNSKTLVNKVTSKFSIPVFVVPTRRMIRFHLELQKQCVDNNRHDDVFSFDSYSTDMASSLEKWQLFKKNANDDSSSDGPESIVSSSPPRSSSLTFSSGICRVEASQTTRKRMAMKQALREVESVTGKSLNDITLDKVDVILRFTTKLYSVPMVEAEPPINGKLLHRPKLINSQGNVSDDDSKTISGNFSEDSRNLPNKITFDTHVQQENGLLRYKNLIPLRETKSTSGLTKRKSFESTRSTFSSSSHSKASNNKALGSFLTFFKGNNSHRNRTKNTDDSSSHSSPQKEKTNQMAKLFFKSSKK from the coding sequence ATGGATGACTCGTGGGGAGATTTGAGGAACACTTACAGAAGGGTAAGATTACGTGCAAGCGTTCAGAAATCTTACGACTATTTTATAAATGGCGTCTCCTTCGATACGGCACCTCAGTGCATTGTGAATCCGACTTACGAAGAACCTGAATTTGAAGGTGTCAAAATCGTAAGAACTTCAAAGCTTCATGATGTTTGTATTGAGGAGTGCTCAACTCACAATTTATCACAAAGACAAAGGCAAAAAAAGATCAAGATTTATTTCACCGAAGATGGGAAGTGTGTCAGAAAGGATTATCCCAGTAGACCATGCGTGGTAAATAATGCAATTATTCGGAATAAATCACATAAATTGTGGTTAGAATTGTGGATGCTGTTTAAAGATCAAATTAACTATCGCttaaataataaagagcgtttctttaaatttccTAATTTTTTGTTCAGAGATGGTCTACATGATGAAATGTTACAACATATTCCTGATTCAAAAATGAGaaagaggaaaattttgaatttgaaaacccCAATTCAAAAGAAGCCTAGAACTATATTATGTCATATCAATGGTAGGAGACATACTTGGGTTTCACTAGACTGGatgatcaaaatttttgcaaaGGATGTTGATCATATTATAGTGATTacaaatattccaaaacTCATTTCTTCTGATAAAGAACAACAGCACGgttataataaattttatgGCTAcgataaagatgaaatcatGGATAAAATGGATAacatatttcaatatatatCCACATTATTGGATTCGGTACCTAAACCAAAAATTACTAAAGTTACAATTGAGACAATGGTGGGGAAAACCAAGAAAATACTAATTGATGCAATAAACAATTATCATCCAGATTTACTCGTATTCAGCACGTTAAAGTGGGAAAGAAATTCTAATCTAATCACTTGGAAAAACTCGAAAACTTTGGTTAATAAAGTCacctcaaaattttctattcCTGTATTTGTTGTGCCAACACGAAGAATGATACGATTTCATCTTGAATTACAAAAGCAATGTGTCGATAATAATCGTCATGATGAtgttttttcatttgattcatATTCTACAGATATGGCCAGCTCATTGGAAAAATGGCAActttttaagaaaaatgcAAATGATGACAGCAGCTCTGATGGTCCTGAAAGCatagtttcttcttcacctCCACGTTCTTCATCGTTGACTTTTTCATCTGGGATTTGTCGTGTAGAAGCCTCACAAACCACAAGGAAAAGAATGGCAATGAAACAGGCATTACGAGAGGTTGAAAGCGTTACTGGTAAATCACTAAATGACATCACCTTAGACAAAGTAGACGTAATCCTCAGGTTTACAACAAAGCTATATAGTGTTCCAATGGTGGAGGCTGAACCCCCCATTAACGGTAAATTACTTCACAGACCCAAATTGATCAACTCACAAGGTAATGTTTCTGATGACGACTCGAAAACAATCAGTGGGAACTTCTCTGAGGATTCTAGGAATTTACCTAACAAAATTACATTTGATACCCATGTACAGCAAGAGAATGGCCTATTGAGATACAAAAATCTGATTCCATTAAGGGAAACTAAAAGCACCAGTGGATTaacgaaaagaaaatccTTTGAATCCACAAGAAGTACCTTTTCTTCGAGCTCTCATAGCAAAgcatcaaataataaagcCCTTGGTAGCTTTTTAACATTTTTTAAAGGCAATAATAGTCATAGAAATCGCACCAAAAACACAGATGACAGTTCAAGTCATTCCAGTCCCCAAAAAGAGAAAACGAATCAAATGGCAaaacttttcttcaaaagctcaaaaaaataa
- the AHC1 gene encoding Ahc1p (similar to Saccharomyces cerevisiae AHC1 (YOR023C); ancestral locus Anc_5.603) → MDAPQSMLIQHSDNGLSLNTSNSTNNNIPKYYQVATPNSPHEEFNDDSMLIHPREESAKESEDVERLKYETAKSELLDKLNLHILINHKKIRSIEDEIGRIDSQLKLVETLHDDTDLLDKIEKNKLKKIELQKARSSSFMSFYPSSTSNNENLPISASSNIPQHHYQTRSKSTTNTFELTQDDSVLGKRSKNPSKGKLTISNPNAFQVQEFKPNQMNAHHRRTYSTSCLSNNSGIIGQTENNEPIFRRFDGVLVVIMCSMCTRSGFTSAQGMVNHARLKHHKTYSSQPLAVLNNQVLLPLEKQDSTVLDKFKKLGLDPQKDYLPYNVAIPSMECKKKDYQKIRSTEHLQKMYENKSEFIDLMDMVDTTQNDLDIVLAQSSGEEDEVEEAGDPDDTEGSYKPSDFNSNSASSSSSNSDLESENHSEGETPRTNVDEKKVLRNKKRKIIHDDEEEEEEEETIGLRLRKSAKPKPESEKPKQYFLRSKFSG, encoded by the coding sequence ATGGACGCGCCACAATCTATGCTAATTCAGCACTCTGATAATGGTCTATCCCTGAATACTTCGAATAGTACCAATAATAACATTCCAAAATACTACCAAGTGGCTACTCCAAATTCGCCTCATGAAGAGTTTAATGATGACTCTATGCTTATTCATCcaagagaagaaagtgCTAAAGAAAGTGAAGATGTGGAAAGACTTAAATATGAGACCGCAAAAAGTGAATTATTGGACAAACTAAATCTAcatattttaataaatcataaaaaaataagatcaattgaagatgaGATCGGTCGGATTGACTCACAACTTAAACTTGTTGAAACTTTGCACGATGACACTGACTTATTAGATAAAATCGAAAAAAAcaaactgaaaaaaattgaattgcAAAAAGCCCGGTCGTCATCCTTTATGTCATTTTATCCTTCATCcacttcaaataatgaaaatctTCCGATATCAGCGAGTAGCAATATTCCACAGCATCACTATCAAACAAGAAGCAAAAGCACGACGAACACTTTTGAACTTACACAGGACGATTCTGTTCTTGGTAAGCGATCTAAAAACCCTTCTAAGGGCAAGTTAACAATATCTAATCCAAATGCATTTCAGGTTCAAGAATTTAAACCAAATCAGATGAACGCACATCATAGAAGAACATATTCGACATCATGCCTCTCAAATAACAGTGGTATCATTGGACAAACTGAAAATAACGAACCTATATTCAGAAGATTTGATGGTGTACTTGTAGTTATAATGTGCTCAATGTGCACACGTTCTGGATTCACCTCAGCACAAGGGATGGTGAATCATGCACGTCTGAAACATCACAAAACGTATTCCAGCCAACCACTTGCAGTGCTGAACAATCAAGTTTTATTGCCATTAGAGAAGCAAGATTCGACTGTAttagataaatttaaaaaattaggTTTGGATCCCCAAAAAGATTATTTACCTTATAATGTGGCAATTCCATCTATGGAGTGCAAAAAGAAGGATTACCAAAAGATACGAAGCACCGAGCACTTACAAAAAATGTACGAAAATAAAAgtgaatttattgatttgatgGATATGGTTGATACGACACAAAATGATCTAGATATCGTTTTGGCACAATCAAGCGGAGAAGAGGACGAAGTGGAGGAGGCGGGAGACCCTGATGATACCGAAGGCTCATATAAACCATCTGACTTTAATTCAAACTCAGCATCCAGTTCTAGCTCTAACTCAGACCTTGAAAGTGAAAATCACAGCGAGGGTGAAACTCCACGTACTAatgttgatgaaaagaaggtTTTGAGGAACAAAAAACGTAAGATTATACATGACGATGAGgaggaagaggaagaagaagagacTATTGGCTTAAGATTGCGAAAAAGTGCCAAACCAAAACCTGAAAGTGAGAAACCTAAACAGTACTTCTTGCGCAGTAAATTCAGTGGTTAA
- the DDL1 gene encoding putative carboxylic ester hydrolase (similar to Saccharomyces cerevisiae YOR022C; ancestral locus Anc_5.604), whose amino-acid sequence MKRVVTKIHQTVLTQRRFITTWYYATDIPKYKPYEPDYKPKIQPKSFKKFAIQDSHQLESTLKAKTDRFVQVNEDDLFTVDLQKMTLKPTYWEGPTYEVRRGIWFDSNKNPLSPQLSEELDELHGKNEHNVVLKLKGNYPEGRLIYFIDDGNVGFILKNLDGGSLILNYLKSGIGQYLPINGIKVTKYVHEQESSISDVKKTKNNNSKENPIENNTSSYLSKLTGSDLVDGISSYLSWNDVKTETEENKEFKHEMENDYQTSDSKGSPYKKNKRHVKHLILCVHGIGQTLGKKYKYINFAHTINLLRLNMKKVYSESVGIRHLNKENNMEDPENNCGIQLLPITWRHSINFEAEKNAAIASDLPSLSNLTIQGIKPFRKLLGDVAVDVLLYTDPYYKHIILEEVKDQLNKVYALYKERNPDFENLQIHLLGHSLGSLILFDILSETSRYKLDFNVSNFFCIGSPIGILKLVQRTKISPPKNNFSKLSLNGIKTNMPVCKNLYNIYHICDPVAYRVEPLINNLMSQYEQDYLPRSSTFDELTLKVMKIGGSIWDGLPMDSSKENVTSSVPKEIKLDKSLTSLLTKFNHSGRIDYAIKPNILDVDLISAIKSHVSYFEDIDIAGFLLREILSNHEITSEILVTKI is encoded by the coding sequence ATGAAACGAGTAGTGACTAAGATACACCAGACAGTACTCACTCAAAGAAGATTTATAACAACATGGTATTATGCTACAGATATACCAAAATATAAGCCATATGAACCAGACTATAAACCAAAGATACAGCCGAAATCTTTCAAGAAGTTTGCAATTCAAGACTCTCATCAACTAGAATCTACTTTGAAAGCAAAAACAGATAGGTTTGTTCAAGtcaatgaagatgatttatttaCTGTTGACTTACAGAAAATGACTCTAAAACCAACATACTGGGAGGGTCCAACTTATGAAGTACGAAGAGGAATATGGTTCGACTCAAATAAAAACCCACTCTCACCTCAATTATCGGAAGAACTGGATGAACTCCATGGCAAAAATGAACACAACGTGgtattaaaattaaaaggAAACTATCCTGAAGGAAGACTGATATATTTCATTGATGACGGAAACGTTGGATTTATCCTCAAAAATCTGGACGGTGGTAGCCTCATTTTAAATTACCTAAAGTCTGGCATTGGACAGTACTTACCAATCAATGGCATTAAAGTAACAAAATATGTTCATGAGCAAGAAAGTTCAATTTCTGATGTCAAGAAAACTAAGAATAACAATTCGAAAGAGAATCCTATCGAAAATAATACATCTTCCTACCTCAGCAAATTAACAGGTTCGGACTTAGTAGATGGAATATCATCATATCTTAGCTGGAATGATGTTAAAACAGAGacagaagaaaataaggaGTTCAAACATGAGATGGAAAACGATTATCAAACTAGTGACAGTAAAGGGTCACCTTACAAGAAAAACAAACGGCATGTTAAACATCTCATCCTCTGCGTACATGGAATTGGCCAGACTCTTGGCAAAAagtataaatatattaatttCGCACATACTATTAATCTTTTAAGattaaatatgaaaaaagtCTATTCTGAAAGTGTGGGTATACGACATttaaataaagaaaataatatggAGGATCCGGAAAATAACTGTGGTATACAGCTATTACCTATAACTTGGAGACactcaataaattttgaagcaGAAAAAAATGCCGCAATCGCTTCTGATCTACCCTCTCTTTCAAACTTAACTATACAGGGAATCAAACCCTTCCGAAAACTTTTAGGAGATGTGGCAGTTGATGTTTTACTTTACACGGATCCATACTACAAACATATTATATTAGAAGAGGTCAAAgatcaattgaataaagtATATGCCTtatacaaagaaagaaatcctgactttgaaaatttgcaGATTCATTTACTAGGTCATTCACTCGGTAGCCTCATATTATTCGATATATTATCAGAAACAAGCAGATATAAACTAGACTTCAATGTGTCGAACTTTTTCTGTATTGGATCACCAATAGGTATCTTGAAGTTGGTTCAGAGAACAAAGATCAGCCCTCCAAAAAACAACTTTAGTAAACTTAGTTTGAATGGTATAAAGACAAATATGCCAGTTTGCAAGAATCTTTACAACATATACCATATTTGCGATCCCGTTGCTTACAGAGTGGAACCACTCATTAATAATCTTATGTCACAGTATGAACAAGACTATCTCCCGAGGTCGTCAACCTTTGACGAACTAACATTgaaagtaatgaaaattggCGGATCTATTTGGGATGGGTTGCCTATGGACAGTAGCAAAGAAAACGTTACATCGTCAGTCCCAAAAGAAATCAAACTTGATAAGAGTTTGACATCCCTCTTGACCAAGTTCAACCATTCAGGAAGGATTGATTATGCCATCAAACCAAATATTTTAGATGTCGATCTGATCTCTGCTATAAAGTCACATGTATCATACTTTGAAGATATCGACATTGCCGGTTTTTTACtcagagaaattttatccAACCACGAAATAACCAGTGAAATTCTGGTAACGAAGATATAG
- the SNF1 gene encoding AMP-activated serine/threonine-protein kinase catalytic subunit SNF1 (similar to Saccharomyces cerevisiae SNF1 (YDR477W); ancestral locus Anc_5.611) codes for MNNPDSSKSHHHHHHHHHHHHHGSSTSSTVPSQPSSKQRLSDGSKIGNYQIVKTLGEGSFGKVKLAYHITTGQKVALKIINKKILAKSDMQGRIEREISYLRLLRHPHIIKLYDVIKSKDEIIIVIEFASNELFDYIIQRDKMSENEARRFFQQIISAVEYCHRHKIVHRDLKPENLLLDEDLNVKIADFGLSNIMTDGNFLKTSCGSPNYAAPEVISGKLYAGPEVDVWSCGVILYVMLCRRLPFDDESIPVLFKNISNGVYILPKFLSPGASSLIKRMLIVNPLNRISIHEIMQDEWFRVDLPEYLIPAELKKNDNKSEESRNGEERKAKQPEEIDNDLVDALSRTMGYEKEEIYESLESNEDNSNLNEIRDAYMLMKENKTLLKDLDPNDVNSTADELDTFLAQAPPSYQKKQQEEEEQHASSVLTEQSLQQQQQQNIHTGRRIESSTTRQRTYHKPPFMDQSNEEDSTLSILPTSLPQIHRANMLAQGFPAASKISPLVNKKSKTRWHFGIRSHSYPLDVMGEIYIALKNLGAEWAKPSEEDLWTIRVRWRYDVLENSNAFNSEDGKKIPDLMKMVIQLFQIETNNYLVDFKFDGWESNYGDMTKRSNISEDEMSTFSAYPFLHLTAKLIMELAVNSQNA; via the coding sequence ATGAACAATCCCGATAGTTCAAAATCTCACCATCATCACcatcaccatcatcatcaccatcatcatGGTAGCAGTACTTCTTCTACAGTCCCTTCCCAACCTTCTTCGAAACAAAGGCTCTCAGATGGTTCTAAAATTGGGAATTATCAAATAGTGAAAACTTTAGGTGAAGGGTCTTTTGGTAAAGTTAAGTTAGCTTATCATATTACCACTGGACAAAAAGTTGCTCTCAAGATCATcaataagaaaattttggcaaAATCTGATATGCAAGGAAGAAtagaaagagaaatttcttACTTGAGATTATTGAGACATCCacatattattaaattgtACGATGTCATTAAATCAAAGGATGAAATTATCATAGTCATTGAATTTGCAAGTAATGAATTGTTCGATTATATCATCCAAAGAGACAAAATGAGTGAAAATGAAGCTAGAAGGTTCTTTCAGCAAATTATTTCAGCTGTAGAATATTGTCATCGACATAAGATTGTCCACAGAGATTTGAAACCGGAAAATTTGTTACTGGATGAAGATCTTAACGTCAAAATTGCCGATTTTGgtctttcaaatataatgaCTGACGgtaattttttgaaaaccTCATGTGGGTCACCAAACTATGCTGCCCCTGAAGTTATCAGTGGGAAATTGTATGCTGGGCCTGAAGTCGATGTCTGGTCATGTGGTGTTATATTATACGTCATGCTTTGTCGTCGTTTACCATTCGATGATGAGAGTATTCCAGTtttattcaagaatattaGCAATGGTGTTTACATCTTACCTAAATTTCTATCACCAGGTGCTTCAAGTCTCATTAAGAGAATGTTAATTGTTAACCCATTGAATAGAATCAGTATTCATGAAATTATGCAAGACGAATGGTTTAGAGTAGATTTACctgaatatttgattcCTGCcgaattgaaaaaaaacgACAATAAAAGTGAAGAATCACGTAATGGAGAAGAACGAAAGGCTAAACAACCAGAAGAAATCGACAATGATTTGGTGGATGCATTATCGAGAACAATGGGTTATGAAAAGGAGGAAATCTATGAATCGTTGGAGTCTAATGAAGATAACTCAAATTTAAACGAAATTAGAGACGCATACATGCTCatgaaagaaaacaagACACTATTAAAGGATTTGGATCCAAATGACGTTAATAGTACAGCCGATGAGCTAGACACTTTTTTGGCACAGGCGCCACCTTCTTATCAGAAAAAGCAGcaggaagaagaagaacaacaTGCTAGTAGTGTTTTAACGGAACAATCTTTgcagcaacagcaacagcaaaaTATCCACACAGGTAGACGTATCGAAAGCTCAACGACAAGACAAAGAACGTATCATAAGCCTCCTTTCATGGATCAATCTAACGAAGAGGATTCTACTCTTTCCATTCTGCCAACTTCTTTACCACAAATCCACAGAGCTAACATGTTAGCCCAGGGGTTCCCAGCGGCATCTAAAATATCTCCTTTGGTAAATAAAAAGTCAAAGACAAGATGGCATTTTGGTATACGATCTCACTCGTATCCTTTAGACGTTATGGGTGAAATATATATCGCTTTAAAGAATTTAGGAGCAGAATGGGCAAAACCATCGGAAGAAGACTTATGGACCATCAGAGTTAGATGGAGATATGATGTGttagaaaattcaaatgcGTTTAATAGCGAAGACGGCAAAAAGATTCCAGACctaatgaaaatggttattcaattatttcaaatcGAAACAAATAATTATCTCGTTGATTTCAAGTTTGATGGTTGGGAAAGTAATTATGGCGATATGACCAAGAGATCAAACATttcagaagatgaaatgagCACGTTTTCTGCTTACCCATTTCTACATTTAACAGCTAAGTTGATCATGGAACTCGCAGTCAACAGTCAAAATGCTTAG
- the LOH1 gene encoding Loh1p (similar to Saccharomyces cerevisiae YJL038C): MYKIRTIPVIIILAFLLCLNATSIAVEYDSPLPVANFDQTVKQIEDSLLNRTLTEKDQERVQLLSVGFKKVYRKYNTSPVLLYGISRLLKQKIEFMKNEKNVSIHHQIESLHRALQFALNHHPNDNVKVTVQHLERMEKSKVKKMYDKIFNNGSKQQNDSVNAIQNNKGIIGPEILRFAKGGATSMILLAGVADLCALAPAFFCVLSAVASTIAIVRWLDHFNLHLYDDTINYP; this comes from the coding sequence ATGTACAAAATTCGTACCATCCCCGTTATTATCATATTGGCCTTCCTTTTATGTCTTAATGCTACTAGTATAGCTGTGGAATACGATTCGCCCCTCCCCGTAGCAAATTTTGACCAAACAGTGAAACAAATAGAAGATAGTCTTTTAAACCGGACTCTAACTGAAAAGGACCAAGAAAGAGTACAATTACTCTCTGTAGGTTTTAAGAAAGtatatagaaaatataatacCAGTCCGGTGCTTCTCTATGGAATAAGCAGGTTActaaaacaaaaaatcGAATTTATGAAGAACGAAAAGAATGTTTCTATCCatcatcaaattgaaagtttgCATAGGGCACTACAATTTGCATTAAACCATCATCCTAATGATAATGTCAAAGTAACTGTACAACATTTGGAACGTATGGAAAAGAgtaaagtgaaaaaaatgtacgataaaatatttaacaATGGCTCTAAACAACAAAATGACTCCGTCAATGccattcaaaataataaggGCATAATTGGCCCAGAAATCCTGAGATTTGCTAAAGGTGGTGCTACTTCAATGATACTTCTGGCGGGCGTTGCAGACCTTTGCGCTTTGGCCCCTGCTTTCTTCTGCGTGTTATCCGCAGTGGCTTCTACAATAGCTATAGTAAGATGGTTAGACCACTTCAACTTACATCTGTACGATGACACAATCAACTATCCATAG